Proteins from a single region of Gossypium arboreum isolate Shixiya-1 chromosome 1, ASM2569848v2, whole genome shotgun sequence:
- the LOC108481023 gene encoding desmethyl-deoxy-podophyllotoxin synthase-like, whose protein sequence is MEHQFFSFPILFTFSIFLLMLVRLGKRLRSSKTLNLPPGPWKLPVIGSLHHLAAGPLPHQTLRDMAKRYGSLTHLQLGEIPTIVVSCPQTAAEVMRTHDIIFASRPSLLTSTILTYNATDVAFAPYGDYWRQLRKICVLEMLSLKRLQSFTPIREEEVSKLVRAISSKEGSPINLSQMLYFLTFEIVLKTAFGGKCKERDEFTVLFRDVLRLGAGFNVADLFPTLKFLEYLTGLRPKLERLHQKLDKIFASVINEHKASKGVEGEADDLVYVLLNLQENGDLEFPLTTDNIKAVIMDLFIAGSDTSFTTLEWAMSEMLKNPRVMKKAQAEVRQVFNRKGNVDSRGLHELEYLKLVISETLRLHPPLPLLLPRECSQGCKINGYDIPVKSRVIINAWAIARNTEYWSEAETFYPERFVNSPIDYKGANFEFIPFGAGRRMCPGMLYGMANVELPLAHLLYHFDWKLAGGVKMEDLDMDEVFGAVVRRKNDLCLVATPYSSPKS, encoded by the exons ATGGAGCACCAATTCTTCTCCTTCCCAATACTCTTCACCTTCAGTATCTTTTTGTTGATGCTGGTGAGACTAGGGAAGAGACTCAGATCCAGTAAGACTCTAAATCTACCACCAGGGCCATGGAAGTTGCCTGTCATAGGGAGCTTGCACCACCTTGCTGCTGGCCCTCTACCCCATCAAACATTAAGAGACATGGCAAAGAGATATGGCTCCTTGACGCATCTTCAGCTTGGAGAAATTCCAACCATCGTAGTTTCTTGCCCACAAACTGCTGCAGAAGTGATGAGAACCCATGACATCATTTTCGCGAGTAGGCCTTCTCTACTTACTTCAACCATTTTAACTTACAATGCAACAGATGTTGCATTTGCACCCTACGGAGACTATTGGAGACAGCTTCGCAAAATTTGTGTGCTGGAGATGTTAAGTTTAAAACGGTTGCAATCGTTCACTCCAATCAGGGAAGAAGAGGTATCAAAGCTGGTTAGAGCAATCTCTTCAAAAGAAGGATCACCAATCAACCTTAGTCAGATGCTATATTTCCTCACATTCGAAATTGTTTTAAAGACAGCTTTTGGTGGGAAATGTAAAGAGAGAGATGAATTCACAGTACTTTTCAGGGATGTTTTACGGTTAGGTGCAGGTTTCAATGTTGCAGATTTATTCCCTACACTCAAATTTCTTGAGTACCTCACTGGATTAAGGCCTAAACTTGAGAGACTGCACCAAAAACTagataagatttttgcaagtgtCATCAATGAACATAAGGCTAGCAAGGGAGTTGAGGGTGAAGCAGATGATCTTGTATATGTTCTTTTGAATCTTCAGGAGAATGGAGACCTTGAATTTCCTTTAACAACTGACAACATCAAAGCAGTAATCATG GATCTTTTCATTGCCGGGAGTGATACATCATTCACCACGCTAGAATGGGCAATGTCAGAAATGCTGAAAAACCCAAGAGTTATGAAGAAGGCTCAAGCAGAGGTGAGGCAAGTTTTCAATAGGAAAGGGAATGTTGATAGTAGAGGGCTGCATGAATTAGAGTATTTGAAACTTGTCATCAGTGAAACTTTGAGATTGCACCCTCCCCTTCCATTGCTACTTCCAAGAGAGTGCTCACAGGGATGCAAAATCAATGGATATGATATTCCAGTGAAGTCCAGAGTCATCATTAATGCATGGGCTATTGCAAGGAACACGGAGTATTGGAGTGAAGCTGAGACATTTTATCCAGAGAGATTTGTCAACAGTCCAATCGACTACAAAGGAGCTAATTTTGAATTTATCCCATTTGGTGCTGGAAGAAGGATGTGTCCTGGTATGTTGTATGGAATGGCGAATGTAGAGTTACCTCTTGCACACTTGCTGTATCATTTTGACTGGAAACTTGCTGGTGGGGTAAAGATGGAAGATCTTGACATGGACGAGGTTTTTGGGGCTGTTGTTAGAAGAAAAAATGATCTGTGTTTGGTTGCAACACCTTATTCTTCCCCTAAGTCCTAA